A genome region from Primulina eburnea isolate SZY01 chromosome 9, ASM2296580v1, whole genome shotgun sequence includes the following:
- the LOC140842089 gene encoding uncharacterized protein gives MSRKRKTAEGEDSSSSKVVDEFGKLLKEQAKVHSEQIQQLLRMQGAGQGRGQGRGQVAQAVGSDSVFTSFKRMDPPEFSGSSDPLAAVEWVKALEAIFDHLQYEDKDRISCAVFMLVKAARIWWNATKVGVNVPALKWSEFTDLFYDKYFPDALRARKVTEFLELRQGGMNVDEYILKFEEGCLFAPYIASNDKDKGAHFIRGLRAEIRRDINMSKAVTFKEIVSKALLAEQDEKDIAKERQARHQAFTQRGQGSNQRGRDQSKGKGKVEQSHKPPAVPSDPERPSCPKCGRPHRGECRFGTGTCYRCGTAGHIAKDCPKGASKEKVQGCIFTMTKEDDGQRGMLASAGTSLVLPFISCLEAEKLLSRGCAVFLASVVDVDRLIKLNIDDIDVVRDFADVFEDDVPGLPPDRDVEFVIDLAPGTVPISKAPYRLAPTEMKELKTQLQDLLDKGFIRPSSSPWGAPVLFAKKKDGSLRLCIDYRELNKVTVKNKYPLPRIDDLFDQLHGATVFSKIDLRSGYYHLKVRESDIPKTAFRTRYGHYEFLVMSFGLTNAPSIFMDLMNRVFKPYLDSFVIVFIDDILIYSKTRELHSEHLRVVLQLLRDKRLFDKLKKCEFWLEQISFLGHVVSKDGIAVDPTKIEAIQRWPIPTTVSEVRSFLGLAGYYRRFISDFSKIALPLSNLTRKTVKFEWSIDCQSAFQELKDRLTTAPVLSLPNDPKKELKHEVQLLADIVAKGLLAKAGSFAALTLEKFQAITVIMAGRRLNWQHLIFNILKNMFSSTKQSKGFAIQLSYLMKVKGLVADDLERLSKFKVFNAKNIFPPKTKLDISPDKFIKIKKEIGTQQAAPKSVKIANTLAQKKTSKRKLSVSDSDIKKTSSPPIVKKPRTLKTKLVATVVVIPTDRVMESGAQQPIQVVPLKAVPTESSTEDQLPLFTILPKSKITESSDKTRLAGVKAPLITISHYSPLPFARPTGVVLREGIDVTTSGLTIPHILTDSKGKEKLQVYEEWVNFRVHVFAKDLHKKSKLKRFIALERVVLKMVKASSIYQALQMKKYFFDLSREKKLQQIVDELRQHFNPTSPTAFNDKAVYAQLETDLIGLQA, from the exons atgtcTCGTAAGAGGAAAAccgcagagggtgaggatagttcttcctcgaaaGTTGttgatgagttcggcaagttgcttaaagagcaggcTAAAGtgcatagtgagcagatccagcagttgctccgtATGCAAGGTGCTGGTCAGGGCAGAGGTCAGGGCAGAGGACAGGTAGCTCAGGCTGTTGGTTCAGACAGTGTTTTTACttctttcaagaggatggatccgccagaaTTTTCAGGCAGTTCAGATCCTTTAGCAgcagtcgagtgggtcaaggctcttgaggctatctttgatcatctccagtacgaagacaaagacaggatcagctgtgcagtattcatgttggtaaaggctgcacgtatctggtggaatgccactaAGGTTGGGGTGAATGTTCCTgcattgaagtggtctgagttcaCTGatctgttctatgacaagtattttcccgatgcacttcgagcgaggaaagtcacagagttcttggagcttagACAGGGTGGCATGAATGTCGACGAGTATATCTTGAAGTTCGAAGAAGGCTgtttatttgctccgtatattgcatCGAATGATaaagacaaaggcgctcatttcatcagaggccttagagcagagattcgtcgagatatcaacatgtccaaagccGTGACTTTTAaagagatcgtgtccaaagcaCTGTTGGCGGAACAGGATGAGAAAGATATCGCCAAGGAGAGACAGGCGAGACATCAAGCCTttactcagagaggccagggttcgaatcagagaGGCAGAGATCAGTCCAAAGGGAAAGGCAAAGTAGAGCAGAGCCATAAGCCACCAGCAGTTCCATCTGATCCCGAGAGGCCTTCGTGTCCCAAGTGTGGTAGACCTCATCGAGgcgagtgcagatttggcactggtacttgttatcgttgtggcactgcaggccatattgccaaagactgtccaaAGGGAGCCAGTAAAGAGAAAGTTCAGGGGTGCATTTTcacgatgactaaggaag atgatggccagagaggtatgctcgccagtgcaggtacttcgctggtccttccttttatttcgtgtcttgaggctgagaaattGTTGAGTAGAGGTTGTGCTGTGTTTCTGGCTTCtgttgtggatgtggatagattgattaagttgaatattgatgatattgatgttgtgagggattttgctgatgtgtttgaggatgatgttccgggtttgccgccggatagagatgttgagtttgtgattgatttagctccaggtacggttcctatttctaaggctccgtacagattggctcctacagaaatgaaagagctaaagacgcagttgcaggatcttttagataaaggtttcattcgaccgagttcttcgccttggggagctccggttctgtttgccaagaagaaagatggttctttgcggctgtgcatcgattacagggagcttaacaaagtgactgtcaagaacaagtatccgttgccacggatagatgatttgtttgatcagcttcatggtgctactgtattttcgaagattgatcttcgttctggctATTATCatttgaaggttagggagtctgatatccctaagactgcttttcggacgaggtatggccattatgagtttcttgtgatgtcttttggtcttaccaatgctccttcgatcttcatggacttgatgaaccgtgtgttcaagccatatttggatagctttgtcattgtctttatcgacgatattttgatctattccaagaccagagagcttcattcagagcacctcagagttgttcttcagttgttgagagataAGAGGCTGTttgacaagttgaagaagtgtgagttctggttggagcagatttcttttctaggccatgttgtttcgaaagatggcatagctgttgatccgACCAAGATAGAGGCAATTCAgaggtggcctattcctactactgtttcagaggtacgcagtttccttggtttggcgggttattatcgtcgtttcatttcagatttttccaagattgccctgccattgtccaatctgacgaggaagactgtgaagttcgagtggtctatcgattgccagagtgcattccaagagttgaaggacaggttgacgacagctcctgttctttctttgcctaatg atccaaagaaggagctgaagcaCGAGGTTCAGTTACTGGCTGACATTGTAGCCAAGGGGCTATTGGCAAAGGCAGGATCCTTTGCTGCTttaactttggagaaatttcaagccattactGTCATCATGGCTGGACGAAGACTCAACTGGCAGCACCTCATTttcaacatcttgaagaatatgttctCTTCCACCAAGCAGTCAAAAGGTTTTGCAATACAGCTGAGctatttgatgaaagtcaaagggTTAGTAGCTGATGATTTGGAGAGATTATCTAAATTCAAAGTGTTCAATGCCAAGAATATTTTTCCGCCAAAAACTAAGTTGGACATCTCTCCTGATAAATTTATTAAGATcaaaaaggagattgggacgcagcaggctgctcccaaatcagttaagATTGCCAATACTCTAGCACAGAAGAAGACTTCAAAACGCAAACTGAGTGTCAGTGATTCTGATATAAAGAAGACCTCGTCTCCTCCAATCGTCAAGAAACCTCGGACACTGAAAACCAAACTTGTTGCTACAGTTGTAGTCATACCAACTGATAGAGTGATGGAATCAGGCGCTCAACAGCCAATCCAGGTTGTTCCATTGAAGGCAGTCCCAACTGAGTCCTcaactgaggatcagttaccCTTGTTCACCATTCTGCCAAAGAGTAAAATCACTGAATCTAGTGATAAAACAAGACTTGCTGGAGTAAAAGCTCCACTTATTACTATTTCTCATTACTCTCCTTTACCATTTGCCAGACCAACAGGAGTTGTGCTTAGAGAGGGGATTGATGTAACTACGTCTGGATTAACCATTCCTCACATTTTGACTGACTCCAAGGGCAAGG AGAAGCTCCAAGTTTATGAAGAATGGGTAAATTTCCGAGTTCATGTTTTTGCCAAGGACCTCCACAAAAAATCTAAGCTGAAAAGATTTATTGCTCTGGAAAGAGTAGTGCTGAAGATGGTCAAAGCTTCTTCGATTTATCAAGCTTTGCAGATGAAGAAGTATTTCTTTGATCTTTCGAGAGAAAAGAAGCTACAGCAGATTGTTGATGAGCTTCGGCAACATTTCAATCCCACaagtccaactgcattcaaTGATAAAGCAGTCTATGCTCAACTGGAAACAGATTTGATTGGACTACAAGCATAA